A region from the Xanthocytophaga agilis genome encodes:
- a CDS encoding ATP-binding protein, translating into MIFIWLGAGLLCIVKAQEYALRGIVMDDAHIPVGGVQISINGSYTVVSTPKEGRFQVNLKSPPVNGELDIVVIATGYKLKSKDFNYYQREIELIIQPIYKTLGGWVRTPDKSPVSNALVRFRNNTLERSATTDTDGFFKLQLPNEAQVTISDFAVEAYKVDDGNVELRKVKNDNLKFIQENTFVFLTVSADDQIVEVTSLQDKNTANTLNTSENTTNRISLQKASSHQEPFKITKDNKNLKALIRLIGEKRGDKAITGNHTQVIGKEIETISKELSRLQGEVTGATTDHERTLAEEAFTAYINDEYINSFIESLRKIDPNNPLVILLEKYKRDNQDILDAKNEADRQLSIITSQFRASKFVVVLLLLLVAIAVFFAVSNNKKKKKLQETSQTLEEERRRLEVVNEELKTLMGIVAHDLKAPLNKVVGLTQLLPLVGSLNEEQTKCMHMINQVAFDGRQFIENLLDLKAIEEQSRRLKIEPLEIMQWFSRSIVGYEQTAKKKNIDLRMQSNVSEGYILVDKSAFGQIVDNLVSNSIKFSPTDKNVLISIDVGYSLVSIAVKDEGPGISEEDQQKMFRKFQRLSARPTAGEHSSGLGLSIVKRLVEQLNGEIHLDSRLGEGSTFTVYFHKHVLETVEEEEAINQ; encoded by the coding sequence GTGATTTTCATCTGGTTGGGCGCTGGGCTTTTATGTATAGTAAAGGCTCAGGAGTATGCCTTGCGTGGTATAGTAATGGATGACGCACATATTCCTGTTGGTGGTGTACAGATTTCAATCAATGGTTCGTATACAGTTGTAAGTACACCAAAAGAAGGACGTTTTCAGGTAAATCTAAAATCTCCTCCTGTAAATGGAGAGCTTGATATTGTTGTTATAGCTACTGGATATAAGCTTAAATCAAAAGACTTTAATTATTATCAGAGAGAGATAGAGCTAATCATCCAACCCATTTATAAGACATTAGGTGGCTGGGTTCGGACTCCTGATAAATCACCTGTTAGCAATGCGTTAGTCCGATTCAGGAATAATACGCTTGAACGAAGTGCAACAACAGACACTGATGGTTTTTTTAAGTTGCAGCTTCCCAATGAGGCACAGGTTACTATTTCAGACTTTGCTGTAGAGGCCTACAAAGTAGATGATGGTAATGTAGAGTTACGAAAGGTAAAAAATGACAATCTGAAATTTATACAAGAAAATACATTTGTCTTCTTGACTGTATCAGCAGATGACCAGATAGTAGAAGTAACATCTTTACAAGATAAAAATACTGCAAATACGCTAAATACAAGTGAGAATACTACTAACCGTATTAGTTTACAAAAAGCTTCATCCCATCAGGAGCCTTTTAAAATAACAAAAGACAATAAGAACCTTAAGGCTTTAATCAGATTAATAGGAGAAAAGCGGGGTGATAAGGCTATTACAGGAAATCATACACAGGTCATAGGTAAAGAAATTGAAACTATAAGTAAAGAACTAAGTCGATTACAAGGTGAAGTAACTGGAGCAACAACCGATCACGAACGTACTCTCGCAGAAGAAGCTTTTACAGCCTATATCAATGATGAATATATTAACAGCTTTATCGAATCACTCAGAAAAATTGATCCTAATAATCCATTGGTTATTCTCCTGGAAAAATATAAGCGGGATAATCAGGATATTCTGGATGCAAAGAATGAAGCGGATCGTCAATTAAGTATTATTACAAGCCAGTTTCGAGCAAGTAAATTCGTTGTAGTCCTTTTGCTGTTATTGGTCGCGATTGCTGTATTTTTTGCAGTAAGTAATAATAAGAAGAAAAAGAAACTACAGGAAACCTCTCAAACCTTGGAGGAAGAACGTCGTCGTTTAGAAGTGGTTAATGAAGAACTTAAGACTCTGATGGGGATAGTTGCCCATGATCTGAAAGCTCCCTTGAACAAAGTAGTGGGTCTAACTCAGTTACTACCATTGGTAGGTTCTCTTAATGAGGAGCAGACAAAATGTATGCATATGATAAATCAAGTTGCATTTGATGGGAGACAGTTTATTGAGAACTTGTTAGACCTGAAAGCTATTGAAGAACAAAGCAGACGTTTAAAGATAGAACCTTTGGAAATTATGCAGTGGTTCTCTCGCTCTATAGTGGGCTATGAGCAAACTGCAAAGAAGAAAAATATTGACCTAAGAATGCAAAGTAATGTCAGTGAAGGCTATATATTAGTAGATAAATCAGCTTTTGGACAGATAGTAGATAATTTGGTGTCTAATTCCATTAAGTTTTCTCCTACAGATAAAAATGTGCTCATATCTATTGATGTAGGATACTCATTGGTCTCTATTGCTGTGAAGGATGAGGGGCCAGGAATATCAGAAGAAGATCAGCAAAAGATGTTTCGGAAATTTCAACGTCTTTCTGCCCGTCCAACAGCTGGAGAACATTCCAGTGGCTTGGGGCTTTCTATTGTGAAAAGGCTTGTTGAGCAGCTGAATGGCGAGATACATCTGGATAGCAGGTTAGGTGAGGGTAGTACCTTTACTGTTTATTTTCATAAGCATGTGCTAGAAACAGTTGAGGAAGAAGAAGCCATTAATCAATAA
- the aat gene encoding leucyl/phenylalanyl-tRNA--protein transferase — MSELTIDMLLYAYARGIFPMADDRNGEIHWYSADPRAIIPLDTYRPQRSLRPIINKNIFEIRINTRFEEVMRHCAAPRVSDANTWISEQMIQVYTQLHKNGYAHSVEAWYDGQLAGGLYGVALGGAFFGESMFTLRSNASKVAFHYLVQHLIKQGFVLLDTQFINDNVLRYGAVEIPATEYHQQLEIALAQSVSFI; from the coding sequence ATGTCTGAGCTGACGATAGACATGCTGTTATATGCCTATGCGCGAGGAATTTTTCCCATGGCAGATGATCGCAATGGTGAAATTCATTGGTATTCAGCAGATCCTCGGGCTATTATTCCTCTGGATACATATCGTCCACAACGATCCCTGCGACCGATAATCAATAAGAACATATTTGAAATCCGGATTAACACCCGTTTTGAAGAAGTTATGCGGCATTGTGCTGCACCGCGGGTTTCAGATGCTAATACCTGGATATCTGAACAGATGATACAGGTATATACACAATTGCATAAAAATGGATATGCTCATAGTGTAGAGGCCTGGTATGATGGACAGTTGGCAGGAGGCTTATATGGAGTGGCTTTAGGTGGGGCTTTTTTCGGAGAGTCTATGTTTACTTTACGTTCCAATGCGTCAAAAGTGGCATTTCATTATCTGGTACAACACCTGATCAAACAGGGTTTTGTATTATTGGATACTCAATTTATCAATGACAATGTATTGCGATATGGCGCAGTAGAGATTCCAGCTACAGAGTACCATCAACAATTGGAAATAGCACTGGCACAATCAGTTTCATTCATATGA
- a CDS encoding NAD(P)H-dependent glycerol-3-phosphate dehydrogenase → MKPDTHSSPIITVIGGGSWATAIVKILCENDVHIRWWLRNIEDVEYIRKFGHNPNYLSDVQINRRKVRTFYQLPKALEDATHVILAVPAAFIQDAMKDVRPEDLQGKVIISAIKGLIPNENILITDWVESAFSVPKGQICVIAGPCHAEEVALEKQSYLTIASTDVLQAAHFAKMMSCRFLQAHAIKDIYGVEYCAVMKNVIALACGIAHGLNYGDNFQAVLVSNSMQEIQRFVDAINPMQRDLMASAYLGDLLVTAYSQFSRNRTFGNMIGRGYSVKSAQVEMNMIAEGYYAIKSIFAINKQYQVNMPISKAVYRILYEKASPASEIQKLKAQLR, encoded by the coding sequence TTGAAACCAGATACTCATTCAAGTCCAATTATTACCGTTATTGGAGGCGGTAGTTGGGCAACAGCTATTGTTAAGATTTTATGTGAGAATGATGTTCATATACGTTGGTGGCTGCGCAACATAGAGGATGTTGAGTACATTCGTAAATTTGGTCATAATCCCAACTATCTGAGTGATGTTCAGATTAATCGCCGTAAGGTGCGTACATTTTATCAGCTACCTAAAGCGCTTGAAGATGCAACACATGTGATTCTGGCTGTCCCTGCTGCTTTTATTCAGGATGCCATGAAAGATGTACGTCCTGAAGATTTACAGGGGAAAGTAATCATATCTGCAATAAAGGGGTTGATCCCCAATGAGAATATACTAATCACAGACTGGGTAGAAAGTGCCTTTTCTGTTCCGAAGGGCCAGATTTGTGTGATTGCAGGCCCCTGCCATGCTGAAGAAGTTGCTTTAGAGAAACAATCCTATCTGACCATTGCATCAACAGATGTACTACAGGCTGCCCACTTTGCAAAGATGATGAGTTGCCGATTCCTTCAGGCTCATGCCATAAAAGACATTTATGGAGTGGAATACTGTGCTGTAATGAAAAATGTTATTGCACTGGCATGTGGTATAGCTCATGGCTTAAATTATGGAGATAATTTTCAGGCAGTGTTGGTTTCTAACTCTATGCAGGAAATCCAGCGGTTTGTGGATGCAATTAACCCTATGCAAAGGGATCTGATGGCTTCTGCCTATCTGGGCGATTTACTGGTGACAGCATACTCTCAGTTTAGTCGGAATCGTACATTCGGAAATATGATTGGACGGGGTTATAGTGTTAAATCAGCTCAGGTAGAAATGAATATGATTGCAGAGGGATATTATGCTATTAAAAGCATTTTTGCTATTAACAAACAATATCAGGTTAATATGCCTATTTCTAAAGCAGTGTATCGGATTCTTTATGAGAAGGCTTCTCCTGCATCTGAAATTCAGAAATTAAAGGCACAGTTAAGATAA
- a CDS encoding phosphoglyceromutase, with protein MHKPILFILFTILCVNSITAQHKTENVFLIMTDGLRWQEIFRGADSALINDVVFTPSPEDVKPQFWKETTQQRREVLFPFLWTTIGKQGQLYGNRHYGNKVNVKNPFWFSYPGYSETLTGFVDTRINSNDKVLNPNQTVLEFINQQKGFTGKVAAYTTWDVFPFIINESRSRIPVNSGYEQATGQLSVQEELLNDMQKQVPSPWGTTRLDWMTYYLAKEYIKKNKPRVFFLSFDETDDYAHAGKYDTYLKTAHMVDGFIGDLWNFVQSQPQYKDKTTFIITTDHGRGDEPKALWKDHGDKVVHADQIWMAVIGPDTPNQGEMKVEGQYYQNQIAKTLAAFLGITYTNTQPVGEIISPASKAK; from the coding sequence ATGCATAAACCTATACTATTTATTCTATTTACAATTCTGTGTGTGAACTCCATTACTGCGCAACACAAAACGGAAAATGTATTTCTCATTATGACAGATGGCTTACGTTGGCAGGAGATATTCAGAGGAGCAGATTCTGCTTTGATCAACGATGTTGTCTTCACACCTAGTCCGGAAGATGTCAAACCTCAATTCTGGAAGGAAACAACTCAACAAAGACGAGAAGTATTATTTCCTTTTTTATGGACAACAATAGGCAAACAAGGACAATTATATGGAAATCGGCACTATGGGAACAAAGTTAATGTAAAAAACCCATTCTGGTTTTCGTATCCTGGTTATAGTGAAACATTAACAGGCTTTGTCGATACCCGTATCAATTCTAATGATAAGGTTCTTAATCCAAATCAAACTGTTCTTGAATTTATAAATCAGCAAAAAGGATTTACCGGAAAAGTGGCAGCCTATACAACATGGGATGTATTCCCATTTATCATCAATGAATCCAGAAGCCGTATACCAGTCAACTCAGGTTATGAACAGGCAACAGGACAACTATCTGTACAGGAAGAATTATTGAATGATATGCAGAAACAAGTACCTAGCCCTTGGGGTACAACCCGCCTGGACTGGATGACTTATTATCTAGCTAAGGAATACATCAAAAAAAATAAGCCCAGAGTATTTTTCTTATCTTTTGATGAAACTGATGACTATGCACATGCTGGAAAGTACGATACCTATTTAAAAACCGCCCATATGGTTGATGGATTTATTGGAGACTTATGGAATTTTGTCCAATCACAACCACAATATAAAGACAAGACAACTTTTATTATTACAACAGATCATGGCAGAGGTGATGAACCCAAAGCATTATGGAAAGATCATGGAGATAAGGTAGTACATGCAGATCAGATCTGGATGGCTGTAATCGGCCCAGATACACCCAATCAGGGAGAGATGAAAGTAGAAGGACAATATTATCAAAACCAGATTGCAAAAACGTTGGCTGCCTTTCTGGGTATTACCTATACAAATACCCAACCTGTCGGAGAAATAATATCTCCAGCTAGTAAAGCTAAATAA
- a CDS encoding hydroxymethylglutaryl-CoA lyase translates to MKLIECPRDAMQGFTAFIPTSVKTTYLNKLLEVGFDTLDFGSFVSPKAIPQMADTAEVLKGLDLSGTSTKLLSIVANRRGAEQATYFDEISYIGYPLSVSEIFQQRNTNKSISEALEEIEQIQNHISGKGKILVVYLSMAFGNPYDELYHPDRVSLLTEKLSDLGITIVAPSDTIGSSTPASIIQLFQQLLKDFPHIEFGAHLHSTPSTVIAKIEAAYQAGCLRFDGAIRGFGGCPMAKDELTGNLPTEQIIEYFERQSIDPNINKSAFEDAWQYAAQVFALH, encoded by the coding sequence ATGAAACTTATTGAATGTCCCCGTGATGCAATGCAGGGTTTTACAGCTTTTATTCCAACATCTGTTAAAACCACCTATCTCAATAAATTATTGGAAGTTGGCTTTGATACATTGGATTTTGGAAGCTTTGTTTCTCCCAAAGCCATCCCTCAAATGGCTGACACTGCAGAGGTATTAAAAGGCTTAGACCTAAGTGGTACTAGTACTAAACTGTTGTCTATTGTAGCCAACAGAAGAGGAGCAGAACAGGCCACATATTTTGATGAAATTAGCTATATAGGGTATCCTTTATCTGTTTCGGAAATATTTCAGCAACGCAATACCAATAAGTCTATTTCAGAGGCATTAGAAGAAATCGAGCAGATTCAGAACCATATATCTGGTAAGGGAAAGATATTGGTAGTTTATTTGTCAATGGCTTTTGGAAATCCCTATGATGAATTGTATCACCCGGATCGTGTATCATTGTTAACAGAAAAGTTATCGGACCTGGGTATTACTATAGTTGCACCTTCAGATACTATTGGATCTTCTACTCCTGCAAGTATTATACAGTTGTTTCAGCAACTGTTAAAAGATTTCCCTCATATTGAGTTTGGGGCACATCTGCATTCTACTCCTTCGACTGTTATTGCTAAGATAGAAGCAGCATATCAGGCGGGATGTCTTCGTTTTGATGGCGCTATCAGAGGGTTTGGAGGCTGCCCGATGGCTAAAGATGAGTTGACAGGCAACCTCCCTACCGAACAAATTATTGAGTATTTTGAACGTCAGTCGATAGATCCGAATATTAATAAATCAGCTTTTGAAGATGCCTGGCAATATGCTGCTCAGGTATTTGCCTTGCATTAA
- a CDS encoding GNAT family N-acetyltransferase: MEVQLAHTEKDFLKCWEVIHALRPHLTIEEYLALLTKMTQSGYSLIFIEDGDKAAAALGFRYMTMFYAGNIIYIDDLTTLPESRGKGYASTLLDYIIEKAKNEGLNGVHLDSGHQRFDAHRLYLNKGFRITCHHFQLDLSRR, translated from the coding sequence ATGGAAGTTCAACTCGCACACACAGAAAAAGATTTTCTCAAATGCTGGGAGGTGATACATGCGTTACGGCCTCATCTGACAATAGAAGAATATCTGGCGTTGTTAACAAAAATGACTCAAAGCGGATATAGTCTTATCTTTATTGAAGATGGAGATAAGGCTGCTGCTGCATTGGGATTTCGGTATATGACTATGTTCTATGCTGGAAACATTATTTACATAGATGATCTGACAACATTGCCAGAAAGTAGAGGCAAAGGATATGCCAGTACATTGTTGGATTATATCATTGAAAAAGCTAAAAATGAAGGATTGAATGGCGTTCATCTGGATTCCGGACATCAACGATTTGATGCTCACAGACTGTATTTGAATAAAGGATTCCGGATTACCTGTCATCACTTTCAGCTTGATTTATCAAGAAGATAA
- the metF gene encoding methylenetetrahydrofolate reductase [NAD(P)H], whose amino-acid sequence MTKITEHIRRANGKTLFSFEIIPPLKGESIQHLFDAIEPLMEFKPPFIDVTYHREEVIDKKHSNGLIEKVSVRKRPGTVGICARIMERFKVDAVPHVICGGFTRDETEDMLVDLHYLGIDNVLVLRGDPEKSAGVFKPREGGHAYASELLQQVMQMNKGILLHQETESYPTSFCAGIAGYPEKHFEAPNMETDFKYLKMKVDMGAEFIVTQMFFDNARYIEFVKKCRQAGILVPIIPGLKPLTTKKQLTVLPRIFHLDLPDELVKAVEECKTDKEVKQVGIEWCIQQCKELIEFGAPVMHFYTMSKSDPVKAIAQAIF is encoded by the coding sequence ATGACTAAAATTACTGAACATATTCGACGGGCTAATGGGAAGACTCTGTTTTCCTTTGAAATAATTCCTCCCTTAAAAGGTGAAAGTATTCAACATCTTTTTGATGCAATAGAACCCTTAATGGAGTTTAAACCTCCTTTCATTGATGTAACCTATCACAGAGAAGAGGTTATTGATAAAAAACACAGCAACGGATTAATTGAGAAGGTATCTGTACGGAAACGTCCAGGTACAGTGGGCATCTGTGCCAGAATTATGGAACGATTCAAGGTAGATGCAGTGCCTCATGTGATTTGTGGTGGTTTTACAAGAGATGAAACAGAGGATATGCTTGTGGATCTACATTACTTGGGAATAGATAATGTATTAGTGTTAAGAGGTGATCCTGAAAAATCAGCCGGCGTATTTAAACCTCGTGAAGGTGGACATGCCTATGCTTCCGAGTTATTACAGCAGGTAATGCAAATGAATAAGGGTATTTTGCTACATCAGGAAACAGAATCTTATCCCACCAGCTTCTGTGCCGGAATTGCAGGTTATCCTGAAAAACATTTTGAAGCTCCCAATATGGAGACAGATTTCAAATACTTGAAAATGAAGGTTGATATGGGGGCTGAATTTATTGTAACTCAGATGTTTTTTGATAATGCCAGGTATATTGAGTTTGTAAAGAAATGTCGCCAGGCAGGGATATTAGTGCCTATAATTCCAGGACTCAAACCTCTGACTACAAAAAAGCAATTAACCGTATTGCCACGTATTTTCCATCTGGACTTGCCTGATGAACTGGTAAAAGCAGTGGAAGAATGCAAAACAGATAAAGAGGTGAAGCAGGTCGGGATAGAATGGTGTATACAACAGTGCAAAGAACTTATTGAGTTTGGAGCACCTGTCATGCACTTTTATACAATGAGTAAATCTGATCCTGTAAAAGCCATAGCACAGGCAATTTTTTAA
- a CDS encoding VOC family protein, translated as MRYYFFLVIFLSSIAAHSQSADKLGIVKHNHIGLHVKDIQASTKFYRETLGLQPIPVPDDLKAIRSWFKLGEDQQIHLLAGRTEPVVNDRNGGHFAVFVESIDQAEAFLKKRNIAYHPQVRFDGVKQIYITDPDGYVIELNQISTKK; from the coding sequence ATGCGTTATTATTTCTTTTTGGTTATTTTTCTTAGTTCAATAGCAGCCCATAGCCAGTCTGCAGATAAGCTTGGAATAGTTAAACATAATCATATTGGATTACATGTTAAAGATATTCAAGCCAGTACAAAGTTTTATCGCGAAACCCTCGGCCTACAACCTATCCCTGTTCCTGATGATTTGAAGGCCATTCGATCTTGGTTCAAGCTAGGAGAAGACCAACAAATACATTTATTGGCAGGACGTACAGAACCTGTGGTTAATGATCGGAATGGTGGTCACTTTGCAGTCTTCGTTGAAAGTATTGATCAGGCAGAAGCATTTCTGAAAAAGAGAAATATAGCTTATCATCCACAAGTGCGCTTTGACGGTGTAAAGCAGATTTATATTACAGATCCTGATGGATATGTTATTGAACTTAATCAGATTAGCACCAAAAAATAA
- a CDS encoding tRNA-(ms[2]io[6]A)-hydroxylase yields MLGLKLPTDPRWVNIAEKNIDEILIDHAYCEQKAASNGISLIVQFPERTKLVDTMTEIVAEEWNHFERVLAELKKRGYHLGHKRSDEYAVRLGKLERKGGRIEQQLMDKLLISALIEARSCERFRLLSENIADESLKEFYYELMVSEAGHYRTFLDLAKEYMPSETVKQRWEELLQAEAEIISTLEIRGDRMH; encoded by the coding sequence ATGCTTGGATTAAAACTTCCAACAGATCCCCGATGGGTCAATATTGCTGAAAAGAATATTGATGAGATCCTGATAGATCATGCATACTGTGAACAAAAAGCTGCATCAAATGGTATTTCTCTTATTGTCCAGTTTCCAGAACGAACAAAACTTGTAGATACAATGACAGAGATTGTTGCGGAAGAATGGAATCATTTTGAACGTGTTTTGGCAGAGTTAAAAAAAAGAGGGTATCATCTAGGCCATAAAAGATCAGATGAATATGCTGTTCGTTTGGGAAAACTAGAACGTAAAGGTGGACGTATCGAGCAACAACTCATGGATAAACTCCTCATTAGTGCATTAATAGAAGCTCGTAGCTGTGAACGTTTCAGATTATTATCAGAAAATATTGCAGATGAATCACTAAAAGAGTTCTATTATGAACTTATGGTCTCTGAGGCTGGACATTATAGAACCTTTTTGGACCTGGCGAAAGAATATATGCCATCAGAAACTGTTAAACAACGATGGGAAGAATTATTACAGGCAGAAGCTGAAATTATCTCAACTTTAGAAATCAGAGGAGATCGAATGCATTAA
- a CDS encoding class I SAM-dependent methyltransferase, which yields MHCRHCNTELKHEFVDLVSSPPANSFLSHEELNEPEVYYPLKLYVCHECFLVQIDEYKKATEIFNNDYIYYSSFSKSWLEHAKRYTEMMQERFGINEDSMVVEIASNDGYLLQYFKEKNVSVLGIEPTRNTAAEAVKKGISTITDYFSKKLAVRLGLKANLLIGNNVLAHVPDINDFVSGMKMLLADDGIITMEFPHLLKLIEECQFDTIYHEHFSYLSFVSVKRIFEAQGLEMFDVQEISTHGGSLRIFAKHAGNQKHQITPNVEKLLQKEEAAGLKNIGSYADFQSKVSKIKYDFLLFLLEKKKEGKKIAAYGAAAKGNTFLNYCGVVGTELIEFAVDASPYKQNKYLPGSHIPVVNEYKIKEQKPDYVVILPWNLRDEISKQLSYIGDWGGQFVTCIPDLKVISPKKAVQDNVSAQKLEEVEK from the coding sequence ATGCATTGTCGTCATTGTAACACAGAATTGAAGCATGAATTTGTAGACTTAGTAAGCAGTCCACCAGCTAACTCTTTTCTTTCACACGAAGAATTGAATGAACCAGAAGTTTATTATCCGCTAAAGCTTTATGTGTGTCATGAATGCTTTTTAGTACAGATTGATGAGTACAAAAAAGCAACTGAGATCTTTAACAACGATTATATTTATTATTCCTCTTTCTCCAAGAGCTGGCTTGAACATGCAAAACGTTACACCGAAATGATGCAGGAACGTTTTGGAATCAACGAGGATTCGATGGTTGTGGAGATTGCTTCAAATGACGGTTATTTGCTTCAATATTTTAAAGAGAAAAATGTATCTGTACTAGGTATTGAACCTACCCGAAATACAGCTGCAGAAGCAGTAAAAAAAGGGATATCTACTATTACCGATTATTTCAGCAAAAAACTTGCTGTAAGATTAGGGTTAAAAGCCAATTTATTGATAGGTAATAACGTATTAGCTCACGTACCAGATATTAATGATTTCGTTAGTGGTATGAAGATGCTTTTAGCAGATGATGGTATCATTACAATGGAATTCCCTCATTTGTTGAAACTGATCGAAGAATGCCAGTTTGATACTATTTACCATGAACACTTCTCTTATCTTTCATTTGTCTCTGTAAAACGTATTTTTGAAGCGCAGGGTTTGGAAATGTTTGATGTACAGGAAATTTCTACTCATGGTGGTTCCTTACGGATCTTTGCAAAACATGCTGGAAATCAAAAACACCAGATAACTCCTAATGTAGAGAAGTTATTACAGAAAGAAGAAGCAGCCGGTCTCAAAAACATTGGATCTTATGCTGATTTCCAAAGCAAAGTTTCCAAAATCAAATACGATTTTCTGTTATTCCTGCTCGAAAAGAAAAAAGAAGGAAAGAAAATTGCTGCATACGGAGCTGCTGCAAAAGGAAATACATTCCTGAATTATTGTGGAGTAGTAGGTACAGAGTTAATTGAATTTGCTGTAGATGCTTCACCATACAAACAAAACAAATATTTGCCAGGCAGTCACATTCCAGTTGTGAATGAATACAAAATCAAAGAACAAAAGCCTGATTATGTGGTCATTCTACCATGGAATCTACGGGATGAGATAAGCAAACAACTGAGCTATATTGGAGATTGGGGCGGACAGTTTGTAACCTGTATCCCGGATTTAAAAGTTATATCTCCTAAAAAAGCAGTACAGGATAATGTGTCAGCACAAAAACTGGAAGAAGTAGAAAAATAA
- a CDS encoding DUF4910 domain-containing protein → MITEINTGLPAMADPSVIQPGDEMYQIVTRLYPICRSITGNGVRQTLQILQDYIPVQIKEVPTGTPVFDWTVPKEWNIQDAWIKDPQGNIILSFKDHNLHVLNYSTPIHKTVSLAELKPHLFSLPDKPDWIPYRTSYYNENWGFCMTHRQLESLEDGDYEVCIDSSLEPGSLTYGECFLPGSTEEEVLISCHICHPSLANDNLSGISLAVKLIQWLQEQPHRYSYRFLFIPGTIGSITWLSLNEQQAFKIKHGLVATLVGDSGRFTYKKSRRGNATIDRAAAHALKHIQLPYHIIDFFPYGYDERQYCSPGFNLPVGCLMRTPHGQYPEYHTSADNLDLVQPQNLTESYQLYKTILQILEGNGIYVNQNPKCEPQLGKRGLYRAISGDNHTKSYEMAMLWVLNLSDGEHSLLEIAEKADIPFEFIQKVAVLLEEHGLLKLQTFL, encoded by the coding sequence ATGATAACTGAAATAAATACAGGTCTGCCAGCAATGGCAGACCCTTCTGTTATACAACCGGGTGACGAAATGTATCAGATCGTTACCCGGTTGTATCCTATTTGCCGGAGCATTACCGGGAATGGAGTTCGCCAGACATTACAAATCTTACAGGACTATATTCCAGTACAGATCAAAGAAGTTCCTACTGGAACACCTGTATTTGACTGGACTGTCCCTAAAGAATGGAATATTCAGGATGCATGGATAAAAGATCCTCAAGGAAATATTATTCTTAGCTTCAAAGACCATAACCTTCATGTACTTAATTATAGTACTCCTATCCATAAAACGGTATCACTGGCAGAACTAAAACCTCATCTGTTTTCATTACCAGACAAACCTGACTGGATACCATATCGGACATCTTACTATAATGAGAACTGGGGCTTCTGTATGACTCATAGGCAATTAGAATCATTAGAAGATGGAGATTATGAAGTATGCATTGATTCTTCTCTTGAACCAGGCAGTCTCACTTATGGAGAATGTTTCCTGCCGGGTAGCACAGAAGAGGAAGTTTTAATCTCCTGCCACATTTGTCATCCATCACTGGCAAATGATAATCTTTCAGGTATCTCACTGGCAGTTAAACTGATTCAGTGGCTTCAGGAACAACCTCACAGATATTCTTACCGATTTCTGTTTATACCTGGTACTATTGGCTCTATAACCTGGTTGAGTCTTAATGAACAACAAGCATTTAAGATTAAACATGGTCTGGTCGCTACCCTGGTAGGCGATAGCGGAAGATTCACATACAAAAAATCCCGTCGTGGTAATGCAACGATTGACAGAGCTGCTGCGCATGCATTAAAACATATTCAGCTGCCTTATCACATCATAGATTTCTTTCCTTATGGATATGACGAACGTCAGTACTGCTCTCCAGGTTTTAATTTGCCTGTAGGGTGTCTTATGCGTACTCCACATGGACAATATCCTGAATATCATACTTCTGCTGATAATTTAGATCTGGTACAGCCCCAAAACCTTACAGAATCTTATCAACTTTATAAAACTATACTTCAGATACTGGAAGGTAATGGTATATATGTAAACCAAAATCCGAAATGTGAGCCGCAGTTAGGGAAACGGGGATTATATCGGGCTATTAGTGGTGATAATCATACCAAATCCTATGAGATGGCTATGCTTTGGGTACTAAACCTTTCAGATGGCGAACATTCATTGCTGGAAATTGCAGAAAAAGCGGATATTCCATTTGAATTTATCCAAAAAGTGGCTGTGCTACTAGAGGAACATGGCTTGCTGAAACTTCAGACGTTTTTATAG